ACTTCGGCACTCCGGCACTCCGGCACTGCGGCCCTCCGGATCAGACGCGCCGGGCCAGGATCTGGCCCGGCCAGGTGCCTTCCTGGGCGCGGAAGGCCTCGGTCCGCGTGAAGCCGTTGCGCTCGTAGAACGCGACGAGCTTGCCGTCGTCGCCCGCGTAGCAGTCGACCCGGAGCAGGGAGATCCCCTCCCTCCGGGTCTCTTCCGCCGCGTGCGCGAGGAGGGTGGCGCCCGCGCCCGTGCCGTGCCGCGATGCCAGCAGGTGGATGTAGCGCTCCGGTTCCTCCACCGGCGCGATGTACGACCCCGGGCCGTCGGTCAGGGTGAGCGTGCCCACCGGCTGGCCCCCGATCTCCGCGATCCAGGCGGAGCCGGTGGTGAGGTACTTCTCGACCAGGGCGATGGTCTTCGGGTTGGCCGACCAGGGCTTGTCGCCCCACTGTCCGGTGCGTCCCTGGGAGACGAGCCAGGCGACGGCCTCGTCGAAGAGGGCGAGGACGGTGGGGATGTCGTCGGGGCCGGCGGGGCGGATGGTTATGTGGCTGTCCATGCGGGATGCCTTCCCCAACCCCGCCCCTTCCCGAAACCGGCTTCGCCGCCAACAGTGGCCGTAGATCACCGGCTTCGCCGAGTTCGTCCTCAAACGCCGGACGGGCTGAAATATTCAGCCCGAAAGAACCGCAAGAGGCCAGACTCACCCCCATGAGACTCTTCGCGGCGGTGTTGCCGCCCCCCGAAGCGGCGGATGAACTGGCCGAAGCGGCGGACAAGTTGAAGGCCCTGCCGGGCGCCGAAGCCCTGCGCTGGACGCGCCGCGAGAGCTGGCACTTCACGCTGGCGTTCATGGCCGAGGTCGAGGATGGCATCGTCCCCGAGCTGTCCGAGCGACTGTCCCGCGCGGCCAAGCGCACGACCCCCTTCCCGCTTGCCCTGCACGGCGGCGGCCACTTCGGCGACCGCGCCCTGTGGGCCGGGGCCCGCGGTGACGTGGACGCCCTGCGCCTTCTCGCCGGGCGGGCGGACGCCGCGGCCCGCAGGTCCGGCATCACCATGGAGGAGCACCGCCACTACCGTCCGCACCTGACGCTGGCCCGCGGCCACGGGGAGCCGTCCCTGCGCGCGTACGCCGACGGCCTCGCCGAGTTCGGGGGCGCGGAGTGGACCGTGGCCGAGCTGACCCTCGTACGGAGCAATCTGCCCGTGAGCGGGGTGCCGGGGGAGCGGCCCCGCTATGAGGTGGTCGGTCGATGGCCACTGGGCGGAGCCGGTTAACCTCGACTACGTGGACCCGAAAACCAGGAACCGGATCATGGCCGGTGTGCTCGTGCTGATGTTCGTCGTCGTGGCGGTGGCGGCCGCGGTCGGCCAGTGATCGCTGAGGCGATGACCGCGGCCGCGTGATCCGTCGCGGGAGCCGCTACCAGGCGAAGGACTCCGGCGACGGGCCAGGACCCGGGAAGATCTCGTCCAGGGCGTCGACCAGCTCGTCCGAGAGTTTCAGCTCGACGGCGCGCAGCGCGCTGGTGAGCTGCTCGGCGGTGCGCGGACCGACGATCGGGCCGGTGATGCCGGGCCGCGTGAGCAGCCAGGCCAGCGCCACTTCGCCCGGGGCGAGGCCGTGCTTGTCGAGCAGGTCCTCGTACGCCTGGACCTGCGCGCGCCGCTCGGGCTTCGCGAGCTCCTGGGCGGCCCGTCCGGCGGCGCGCCGCTTGCCCTCGCCCTCCTTCTTCAGGACGCCGCCGAGCAGTCCGCTGTGCAGCGGCGACCACGGGATGACGCCCAGGCCGTAGTCCTGGGCGGCCGGGATGACCTCCATCTCGGCGCTGCGCTCGGCGAGGTTGTAGAGGCACTGCTCGCTGACGAGGCCGTAGCTGCCGCGCCGCGCGGCGATCTCATTGGCCTGGGCGATCTTGTATCCGGGGAAGTTCGACGACCCGGCGTAGAGGATCTTGCCCTGGGTGATGAGGGTGTCGATCGCCTGCCAGATCTCCTCGAAGGGAGTGCGGCGGTCGATGTGGTGGAACTGGTAGATGTCGATGTAGTCGGTCTGCAGCCGCTTGAGCGAGGCCTCCACGGACCGGCGTATGTTCACCGCCGAGAGCAGGTCGTGGTTGGGCCACGCCGGCTTTCCGTCGAGGGCCATGTTCCCGTACATCTTGGTGGCGAGGACGACCTTGTCGCGCCGCTCGCCGCCCTGCGTGAACCAGGTGCCGAGGATCTCCTCGGTGCGGCCCTTGTTCTCGTCCCACCCGTAGACATTGGCGGTGTCGAAGTAGTTGATGCCCGCGTCGAGCGCGGCATCCATGATCGCGTGACTGTCGGGTTCGTTCGTGAGCGGCCCGAAGTTCATGGTCCCGAGCACGAGTCGACTGACCTTGAGTCCTGTGCGTCCCAGCTGCGTGTACTCCATGGGAACCCAGCCAACGGCTTGAAGTGCGCTCTAGGCAAGGGTGCGGGGCCGGTGGGGCGGTCGGTCGCGGGCGAAGTCGGCGGTGTCGAAGGTGAGGCCGAGGAAGGTGTGGGTCAGGTCGACCTCTTCCCCGAAGTCCACGTTCGTCTCGACGTGGTAGCCGCCGTCCTTGGGCTGGGTGTATTCGTGCGCTCGGCCTTCTCCGCGACCAGTGCCACGTCGCTGCGGAGGCCGTTGAGGTCGCCGGGGTAGTCGATACGGACGTCGGAGAGCACACGCTGACGCGGATATTTGGTCCTCAGCTGCTCGACGACGCCCAGCGTGATGTCCCAGCGGTTGGTCCGCTGTCACTGGGGCGCTCCTCCCCGGCCGCCGATCGATTGTCTGCAGCCGCGCAGCGCAACGGTACGCACGGGAACAAGGTCACGAGCCGCCCAGCCAGCCCGCCGCGTCCAGCCGGAACGCGTCCGGCGGTACGACCGTGCGCAGGTCGTCCTCCATCGTGCGCAGGCGTCCCGCGCCGAGCTGACCGGCCCACTCCGCGTGCAGTTCGTCGAAGACCGCCGCCGAGCGGCGCAGGGCGTCGATGCCGTGCGGGGTGAGGCGGATCAGCTTGCGGCGGGCGTCGGACGGGTCGTCGGTGCGTTCCGCGTAGCCGAGGGTGATGAGGCGGTCGATCGTCTTGCCCGCGGCCTGCTTGGAGACGCCGAGCCTGCGGCCGACCTCGCTGGCGCTCGTGCCCCGCGCGCCGATCGCCTGCATCGCGAAGCCGTGGGCCGGGCGCAGGTCCGGGTGGCCCTGGCGGGCCAGCTCGGCGTGCAGCCGGTCGATCAGGGTGCGGAACCCGGCGAAGAGGAGCAGCGGCAGCTCGAAGCCGCGTCCGTCGCGATCTGCTTCCCTGCTCTTCTCCGACTCCTCCGTCGGAACACCCTTGCGGGGATCGACAACCTGGTTTACCTTTTTTTCGTCAACCACGTTGTCCATCGTAGGGGGTACCTCTTGTTCGCCGAGCACACCGTGGAAACCGCGCCCGCCGAGTCCCGCGCCGCGATGGAGCGCACGGCCGCCGCCTTCGGGAAGACGCCTAACGCGGTGGCGCGGCTCGCCGAGTCACCCGAACTGCTCAACGGCTTCCTGGAGTTGAGCGCGGCCTTCGAGCGGACGACGCTGGATCCGGTGGCCCGCGAAGTTGTCATCATGACCGTCGCCGTACGCAACGACTGCCACATCTGCGTGACCATGCACACCGCGAAGCTGCGCAAGCTCGGAGCGGACACCGACCTGATCGCCGCGTTGCGCGAGGGGCGTGCGCTGAGCGATGAACGGCTGGACGCGGTACGGCAGTTCACGCTGGAGGTGCTGGCGACCGCCGGTGGCGTCGGGGACGAGGAGCTGAAGAAGTTCCTTGCGGCCGGTCATACGGAGCGGAACGCCCTGGAGGTCGTGATGGGCATCGGTACGTACACGATGTCGACGCTGGCGAACCGGCTGACGCGGGCTACGTGACGGGGCCGCCGGTGGCGCGGGGGGAGGGGCCGGCGGCAGTCGGCCGTGTGGGGCGCGCCCGGTACATGACCCGCCGCAGTGCCGCCTCCACCGGCCCCGGGCGCCCCGCCCGCTCCATCGCGTACGCCCCCGCGACCGTCACCAGCCACACGCCCACCGCGAACAGCGCCCGTGGAGGTCCTCGTCCCGCGGCGGGACTCGTGCCCCGCCCACCAGTGGACGAACAGCGCCACCGCCGCCACGTATCCCAGCCAGACATCAGCCTTCCGTCCGACCTCACAGGCCAAAGGGCTACGCGCCGCGTGACGCCGCGCGACCTTAGAGGGCCCGGGGCCCTGCACGAAGGGACGTTGGGGAGTTGTTGGTGGGGTGGGTGAGGATCTCGGCATGACCGTCAAGAAGAAGATCGTGCGCTCTGTGGGCGTGGTCGCCGCTGCCGCGGGGCTCGTCGCGCTGAGCAATCCGGCCTATGCCGCGGGGGATGTCTACAAGGGCACCGGATGGCGGATCCTGTCCGGGCGGGGGATCGAGTCACTCAGCCCCGATCCGTACGTGATCAAGATCGTCAAGCCGGGCGCGGGCAGCAAGCTCACCGCGGCCCAGGCCAGGACCGCCGAGGCCCAGCTGCGCGCGCAGTTGAAGAAGAGCGCCGCCCAGCTCACCTCGGTCACCGGGACCAAGTTCACGCTCGCCAGTGGGTATCAGAAGGAAGTCACGGCCTGTTCCACCGCCGAGCGGCATGTCATAGCCGTCGGCATGAAGTACCGGCCCTTCACCCCCGGCAACAAGCCGGGCTACTCCCAGGCCCACCCCTGCTCGGCCAGCGGCAACCAGAGCGCCTGGGGTGGGTGGATATGGATGGACAGCGAGTACTGGAACGGCTCGTGGAAGATCGACCCGTACCGCCTGCGGAACCTCATCAGCCATGAGCTCGGGCACTCGATCGGGCTCGACCACGCCAACACGGACGGCTCGGACGCCAACCGGACCGCCGACCCGTACGAGTGCGCCACCAACAGCAGCAAGGACCTGCCGGTGATGTGCTCGCCCAACGGCGGTCACGCCATGGGCAAGGGCGGCAGCGTGACCCGCGGCAAGAAGTACGCCGGGCAGTACACGAAGTGGGACATCGCCGGGCTCAAGGCCCTGAAGGCCAACTTCAGCCGGTAGCCGACAGCTCGGTCAGGCCGGTCAGGCAGTCAGCTCGGTCAGCTCGTGCAGGGCCGGGGGCGTGGTTTCGTACGGCGCCCCCACGCCCCACGCCTGGTGCATCGCGTCCGCGAACGCCGCCGCCAGCTTGTGCTCACCGCTCGCGTTGGGGTGCGTCCCGTCGTACGTGTCGCAGTCGATGTCGTACGACGGCGGCGTCGAGGCAAGGAGCAGCGGGGACGCCCCCGTGTCCAGGTCCGCCACCGCCTTGGCGAGCAGGACGTTGAAGCGGGCCACCTCCGCGGCGAACGGGGCGTCCGTCCTGGCCCGGATGTTCGGGATCACGGGGAGCAGGACGAGGCGGATGTGCGGGTTCGCAGACCGCGCCGCCGCGACGCAGCGGCGCACGTTCTCCGCCGTCTGTTCCGCGTTCGTGTAGAAGCCCAGGTCGATCAGGCCCAGCGAGATCAGCAGTACGTCGGGCCGGTCCTGCCGCACCGCGTCGGCCATCTGCGGCGCCATGTGCAGCCAGCCCTCGCCCCAGCCCGCCAAGTGCTCGCGCGGAAAGTCCGGGTCGCCGCCGGCATAGGCGTACGAGACGGGTTCGCCGGTGGCCTTGTCGTGCAGCGCGCGGCGCGGGCCCACCACGGCGAAGTCCTGTTCGCCGAGCGAGGCCCGCAGGTGCTGCCACATCCGGTAGCGCCAGGTGTGTTCCCCCGCGCTGCCGATCGTCATCGAGTCGCCGACGAACATGAACCTGAGCATCCGCTCATCATCGCGGATCAACGCCCCGGCCTGCGATGTGAGGCTCAACACCCGGCGAACGTCCGCCCCCCGGCGCGGGGGTGGCAGGCTTGGCCCATGCGTTCACAGCGTTCTTCGACGGGTGCCAGCGGTGTCGTCGCCGCCGTCGGTGCCGGGGCCCTGCTCCTTCTCGCCGCCGCCACGGGCCCCGCCGCCGCCGACGACGGCCACGACGGGTTCACCATGAAGGACCCCCGCATCATCGAGTCCAGCGGCCTCGCCGCGTCCCGCGCCCACCCCGGCGTCTACTGGACGCACAACGACCAGGACAAGAACGGGGCGCTGCTCTACGCGGTGGACGGCAAGACGGGCAAGACCGTCGCCACGGTCACCATGACCGGGGTCGGCAAACCCCGCGACGTGGAGGCCGTCTCGGTCGGCAGCGACGGCAACATCTACGTCGGCGACATCGGCGACAACCTCGGCGGCACCTGGTCCCACGTGTGGATCTACAAGCTGCCCGAGCCGAAGAAGCTGGGCGACCGGACCGTCCGCGCCACCCAGTACACGGTGAAGTACGCGGACGGGGCGCGCGACGCCGAGGCGATGATGGTGCACCCCAAGACCGGCCGCATCTACATCGCCGACAAGAAGGAGGAGGGCGGCGCCCTGTACGAAGGGCCCGCGCGGATGTCCTCCTCCGGGGTCAACGTCTTCAAGCGTCTGGGCACCACCGGGCTCTGGACCACGGACGGCGCCTTCTCGCCCGACGGCAAACAGCTCGCCCTGCGCGGGTACCTCGGTGGTGTCTCGTACACCTGGAAGGGCGAGGGCGCGATGCCCAAGCGCGAGGGACGGCTGAGCGTCCCGTTGCAGCGGCAGGGCGAGTCCGTGACGTACACCCTGGACGGGACGACCCTCCTCTACGGCACCGAGGGCCAGCAGGGCGACGTCGAGCCCGTCGAGGTCGAAGGCGCGGGCGGCGGCCACAACTCGTCCTCCGGCGGAGGGAGTTCGGCCGGTGGCGGGAGCGGTGAGGGCTTCGGGCTCGGGGGTGACGTCAAGACGGGCGCCCTGGCCGTCGCGGTCGTGCTCGCCGCCTTCTTCGGGCTGAAGCGGGTGTTCCGGCGGAAGTAGCGGGGCG
This Streptomyces sp. NBC_01283 DNA region includes the following protein-coding sequences:
- a CDS encoding aldo/keto reductase, producing MEYTQLGRTGLKVSRLVLGTMNFGPLTNEPDSHAIMDAALDAGINYFDTANVYGWDENKGRTEEILGTWFTQGGERRDKVVLATKMYGNMALDGKPAWPNHDLLSAVNIRRSVEASLKRLQTDYIDIYQFHHIDRRTPFEEIWQAIDTLITQGKILYAGSSNFPGYKIAQANEIAARRGSYGLVSEQCLYNLAERSAEMEVIPAAQDYGLGVIPWSPLHSGLLGGVLKKEGEGKRRAAGRAAQELAKPERRAQVQAYEDLLDKHGLAPGEVALAWLLTRPGITGPIVGPRTAEQLTSALRAVELKLSDELVDALDEIFPGPGPSPESFAW
- a CDS encoding GNAT family N-acetyltransferase, translating into MDSHITIRPAGPDDIPTVLALFDEAVAWLVSQGRTGQWGDKPWSANPKTIALVEKYLTTGSAWIAEIGGQPVGTLTLTDGPGSYIAPVEEPERYIHLLASRHGTGAGATLLAHAAEETRREGISLLRVDCYAGDDGKLVAFYERNGFTRTEAFRAQEGTWPGQILARRV
- a CDS encoding MarR family winged helix-turn-helix transcriptional regulator, with the protein product MDNVVDEKKVNQVVDPRKGVPTEESEKSREADRDGRGFELPLLLFAGFRTLIDRLHAELARQGHPDLRPAHGFAMQAIGARGTSASEVGRRLGVSKQAAGKTIDRLITLGYAERTDDPSDARRKLIRLTPHGIDALRRSAAVFDELHAEWAGQLGAGRLRTMEDDLRTVVPPDAFRLDAAGWLGGS
- a CDS encoding carboxymuconolactone decarboxylase family protein; its protein translation is MFAEHTVETAPAESRAAMERTAAAFGKTPNAVARLAESPELLNGFLELSAAFERTTLDPVAREVVIMTVAVRNDCHICVTMHTAKLRKLGADTDLIAALREGRALSDERLDAVRQFTLEVLATAGGVGDEELKKFLAAGHTERNALEVVMGIGTYTMSTLANRLTRAT
- the thpR gene encoding RNA 2',3'-cyclic phosphodiesterase, with amino-acid sequence MRLFAAVLPPPEAADELAEAADKLKALPGAEALRWTRRESWHFTLAFMAEVEDGIVPELSERLSRAAKRTTPFPLALHGGGHFGDRALWAGARGDVDALRLLAGRADAAARRSGITMEEHRHYRPHLTLARGHGEPSLRAYADGLAEFGGAEWTVAELTLVRSNLPVSGVPGERPRYEVVGRWPLGGAG
- a CDS encoding WD40 repeat domain-containing protein, with the protein product MRSQRSSTGASGVVAAVGAGALLLLAAATGPAAADDGHDGFTMKDPRIIESSGLAASRAHPGVYWTHNDQDKNGALLYAVDGKTGKTVATVTMTGVGKPRDVEAVSVGSDGNIYVGDIGDNLGGTWSHVWIYKLPEPKKLGDRTVRATQYTVKYADGARDAEAMMVHPKTGRIYIADKKEEGGALYEGPARMSSSGVNVFKRLGTTGLWTTDGAFSPDGKQLALRGYLGGVSYTWKGEGAMPKREGRLSVPLQRQGESVTYTLDGTTLLYGTEGQQGDVEPVEVEGAGGGHNSSSGGGSSAGGGSGEGFGLGGDVKTGALAVAVVLAAFFGLKRVFRRK
- a CDS encoding SGNH/GDSL hydrolase family protein encodes the protein MLRFMFVGDSMTIGSAGEHTWRYRMWQHLRASLGEQDFAVVGPRRALHDKATGEPVSYAYAGGDPDFPREHLAGWGEGWLHMAPQMADAVRQDRPDVLLISLGLIDLGFYTNAEQTAENVRRCVAAARSANPHIRLVLLPVIPNIRARTDAPFAAEVARFNVLLAKAVADLDTGASPLLLASTPPSYDIDCDTYDGTHPNASGEHKLAAAFADAMHQAWGVGAPYETTPPALHELTELTA